In Culicoidibacter larvae, the genomic stretch GTTAAAGAATACGGACTTCGCGTTAAAGCAATCCGTTTAATCTGGAATGCACCTTCAAGTCAAGGCGGTATCGGAGATATTTATAATGCTTTCTTACCTTCATTGACACTTGGTTGCGGGTCTTATGGCTCAAACTCAGTTTCAAATAACGTGAGTGCAGTTAACTTATTAAATATTAAGAGAATAGGGAGACGAAACAATAATATGCAATGGTTTAAAGTTCCGCCAAAAATTTATTTCGAACCAAATTCAATTCAATATTTAGCTGAAATGAAAGATTTACGTAAAGTAATGATCGTTACTGACCGCAGTATGTGGACATTAGGATACGTTAAAAAGATTACTGATGTACTAAACTCTCGTCGTGATCATGTTGATATTGAGTTATTTACTGAAGTAGAACCAGATCCAAGTGTAGAAACAGTTTATAAAGGGTTAGACATTATGCGTAACTTTGAACCAGATGCGATTATTGCCCTTGGCGGTGGCTCACCAATGGATGCTGCCAAAGTTATGTGGTTATTATATGAGAACCCTGATGTAGACTTTAATGACCTTAAGCAAAAATTTATGGATATTAGAAAGCGAGCTTTCAAATATCCAGAGCTTGGTAAAAAAGCCCAAATGATCAGTATCCCGACTACTTCGGGAACTGGTGCGGAAGTAACACCGTTTGCGGTTATTACTGATACTAAAGCAAATAAAAAATACCCATTAGCTGACTATGCCTTAACCCCAACAGTAGCAATTGTTGACCCGGTATTAGCAATGACTATGCCACCGCACGTTGCCGCTGATACAGGTATGGACGTATTAACTCATGCAACTGAAGCATTTGTTTCGGTATTGGCAAATGATTATACTGATGGTTTGGCATTACAAGCGATTAAATTAGTATTTAAATACTTGAAGCGTTCAGTAGATAATGGTGCTGAAGATCCAGAAGCACGTGAAAAAATCCATAATGCAGCAACTATTGCCGGTATGGCATTCGGGAACTCGTTCTTGGGTATTTCTCACTCAATGGCTCATAAAATCGGTGGTATGTTCCATACACCGCATGGTCGTACAAATGCTATCCTTTTACCATACGTTATTGAGTACAACGGAACTCGTCCGAACAAATTAGCGATTTGGCCAAAATACGAATACTACAATGCCGATGAGCGCTACCAAGAAATTGCTCATGCATTAGGTTTAAAAGCCTCAACTCCGGAAGAAGGCGTTGCCTCATTCCGTCGTGCAGTTATTGATTTAGCAAAATCAGTTGGTATCGAAATGAGTCTGAAAGCTCAAGGCGTTAACGAAAAAGAATTCATGGCAGCATTACCGACATTGGCAATGAATGCTTATGAAGATCAATGTTCACCAGCCAACCCACGTCTGCCAATGGTTGCAGATATGGAAGAGATTATGCGTAAGGCGTTTTCTGGTGAAGGCTTAGACAAATAAAAAAATTTTAAAAGAGCCGCAGTTGCTGCGGCTCTTTTATTTCTTTCTCCCAAAGAAAGTGTTAGAATGATAATAGTGAGGTGGAAGCATGATAGTCTAACTTTTTTCGAAAAAAATAAAGGAGAGCTTTATATGAAAGAAATAATGCAATTGATTCCTGAGGATTTTAGCGGGGTTATTCATGTTGCCAATAACAATGCTGTTATTTTTAATCAGGCTTATGGATATGCTGATATTGCTAATCAGAGAAAAAATAATCTTGAGACTCGTTTTGGCAGTGCCTCGGCCGGCAAGGTTTTTGTAGCAACAGCTATTTTGATGTTAATTACTGATGGGCGATTAAACTTTACTGA encodes the following:
- the adhE gene encoding bifunctional acetaldehyde-CoA/alcohol dehydrogenase; this translates as MSTKKEVQVDPKQHVDELVQKGLKALDAFLELNQEQVDYIVKKASVAALDKHGDLAKLAVDETGRGVFEDKAVKNLFACEHVTHSMRHLKTVGIINEDKLHGIVEIAEPVGVVCGITPTTNPTSTAIFKALISLKTRNPIVFAFHPSAQECSKEAARIVRDAAIAAGAPKDCVQWVEYPSMEATSELMNHPGIATILATGGNAMVKAAYSCGKPALGVGAGNVPAYIEKTAKIKRAVNDVVLSKSFDNGMICASEQAVIIDKEIYDETVAEFKKYKVYFANAAEKKKLEEFIFGVAANDKNCAGAKLNAAVVGKPAAWIAEQAGFKVPEDTVIIMAECKEVGPNEPLTREKLSPILAMLKAKNTEDGISLAEQMVEFHGLGHSAVIHSANEDIVKEYGLRVKAIRLIWNAPSSQGGIGDIYNAFLPSLTLGCGSYGSNSVSNNVSAVNLLNIKRIGRRNNNMQWFKVPPKIYFEPNSIQYLAEMKDLRKVMIVTDRSMWTLGYVKKITDVLNSRRDHVDIELFTEVEPDPSVETVYKGLDIMRNFEPDAIIALGGGSPMDAAKVMWLLYENPDVDFNDLKQKFMDIRKRAFKYPELGKKAQMISIPTTSGTGAEVTPFAVITDTKANKKYPLADYALTPTVAIVDPVLAMTMPPHVAADTGMDVLTHATEAFVSVLANDYTDGLALQAIKLVFKYLKRSVDNGAEDPEAREKIHNAATIAGMAFGNSFLGISHSMAHKIGGMFHTPHGRTNAILLPYVIEYNGTRPNKLAIWPKYEYYNADERYQEIAHALGLKASTPEEGVASFRRAVIDLAKSVGIEMSLKAQGVNEKEFMAALPTLAMNAYEDQCSPANPRLPMVADMEEIMRKAFSGEGLDK